Proteins encoded together in one Terriglobus saanensis SP1PR4 window:
- a CDS encoding HD domain-containing protein, with translation MQRILDFILELDKLKGVTRKVRPLGLSRYENSAEHSWQISLLAISLEEYAESPVDIAHVVRMLLVHDIGEIDTGDTMAYVEGGWVERKADELTAAKRIFGLLPAERGAEFLALWEEFEHGDTPESRFANSVDRAMPVLLNLANEGQSWRENSISYERVVKRVEWQVKAGCPALWEYLRVRLGEARELGLFGATE, from the coding sequence GTGCAACGCATTCTTGATTTCATTTTGGAGTTGGACAAGCTGAAGGGCGTGACACGGAAGGTGCGCCCGTTGGGCTTGTCGCGGTATGAGAACTCAGCCGAGCATAGCTGGCAGATTTCCCTGCTGGCGATTTCGCTGGAAGAGTATGCGGAGTCTCCCGTGGACATCGCGCACGTGGTGCGGATGCTGCTGGTGCACGACATCGGCGAGATCGATACGGGCGACACGATGGCCTATGTCGAGGGCGGATGGGTGGAGCGCAAGGCGGATGAACTGACCGCCGCGAAGCGGATCTTCGGGTTACTGCCCGCGGAACGCGGTGCGGAGTTTCTGGCGCTTTGGGAAGAGTTCGAACATGGCGATACGCCGGAGTCTCGATTCGCCAATAGCGTGGACCGCGCGATGCCAGTGCTGCTGAATCTCGCAAACGAAGGGCAGAGCTGGCGGGAGAACAGCATCAGTTACGAGCGGGTCGTGAAGCGCGTGGAGTGGCAGGTAAAGGCAGGCTGTCCAGCGCTCTGGGAGTATCTACGGGTGCGGTTAGGTGAGGCGCGGGAGCTGGGTCTGTTTGGGGCCACGGAGTAA
- a CDS encoding two-component system sensor histidine kinase NtrB, whose protein sequence is MSMVVRVIAPIGRDAELITELLHQNGVSAETCPDPLCLLGEAPIGPLLIAEEALSTETVRILGEWMRSQPAWSDPPILILTGSGRETSRTNRLELERLPLGTPVLFERPIRTATLLSGVRAALRARQRQYEIRDSFIARDAALAELHQQRETLQVVLDNSIVGVMIGKRGGNISYANQAILRLLGYTAEEVAGGRVRWSDINTSEYAEADRKAEEQMRSHGAADSYHKELRAKDGRRIPFLVGVTLIPSESSSAASDDIAVFLTDMSRQKQAEAALIQSEKLAAVGRLAASISHEINNPLEAVTNILYIVEQSVQDAETQKYMTTAQAELQRVSQIVTHTLRFHRQATNPRALTAEELLEPTLGLHHGRLSNSNIDVQVHHCGAQQIVCYEGDIRQVLNNLIGNAIDSMKTGGRLVIRTRDACLWKSNVSGVRITISDTGHGMTQEVRARIFEPFYTTKGINGTGLGLWISQGIVEKHHGLLQVRSAITEGSGTVFSLFLPNVFQSAEEIQAG, encoded by the coding sequence ATGAGTATGGTTGTGCGCGTCATTGCTCCGATTGGACGCGACGCTGAATTGATTACCGAGTTGCTGCATCAGAACGGGGTTTCCGCCGAAACCTGTCCTGACCCTCTGTGCCTGTTAGGGGAAGCGCCGATTGGTCCGCTCCTGATTGCAGAAGAAGCATTGAGTACAGAGACAGTCCGCATCCTCGGAGAGTGGATGCGGAGCCAGCCCGCGTGGTCTGACCCGCCCATCCTGATCCTTACGGGCAGTGGACGCGAGACATCGCGAACGAACCGTCTTGAACTCGAGCGTCTTCCGCTTGGCACACCGGTACTGTTCGAACGACCGATCCGGACAGCCACGCTTCTCAGCGGTGTGCGCGCGGCACTACGAGCACGGCAGCGTCAATACGAGATTCGTGATTCGTTCATCGCGCGCGACGCCGCCCTGGCCGAACTACATCAGCAGCGGGAAACCCTGCAGGTCGTCCTGGATAACTCCATCGTCGGTGTGATGATTGGAAAAAGGGGGGGCAATATCAGCTACGCCAACCAGGCGATCCTGCGCCTGCTCGGCTATACGGCCGAGGAGGTAGCAGGGGGGAGAGTGCGATGGAGCGACATCAATACCTCCGAATATGCAGAAGCGGACCGCAAGGCCGAAGAACAGATGCGAAGCCATGGCGCGGCGGACTCATATCACAAGGAACTCCGGGCGAAAGACGGACGACGGATCCCCTTTCTTGTGGGCGTGACCCTTATTCCATCTGAGAGCTCTTCCGCGGCTTCTGACGATATCGCTGTATTTCTGACCGATATGTCGCGTCAAAAGCAGGCCGAGGCGGCCCTGATCCAAAGTGAGAAGCTTGCCGCGGTCGGACGGCTTGCCGCTTCTATTTCGCACGAAATCAACAACCCCTTGGAAGCGGTCACGAACATCCTTTACATCGTCGAACAGAGTGTTCAGGATGCCGAGACACAGAAATACATGACGACCGCACAGGCCGAACTGCAACGGGTCAGCCAGATTGTCACACATACTTTGCGCTTTCACCGTCAGGCGACAAACCCGAGGGCCCTTACAGCCGAAGAGCTGCTTGAGCCGACACTCGGCCTGCATCACGGAAGGCTGTCGAACTCAAACATCGACGTGCAGGTGCATCACTGTGGCGCACAGCAGATCGTCTGCTATGAGGGCGATATACGGCAGGTACTGAACAATCTCATCGGGAACGCCATCGACTCGATGAAGACCGGTGGACGTCTTGTCATTCGGACGCGCGATGCATGCCTCTGGAAGAGCAATGTCTCCGGTGTGCGCATTACTATCTCCGACACCGGCCATGGAATGACACAGGAGGTGCGCGCGCGCATCTTCGAGCCGTTCTACACCACCAAGGGAATCAACGGGACAGGTTTGGGATTGTGGATCTCGCAGGGCATTGTGGAGAAACATCACGGGCTTCTTCAGGTGCGTTCCGCGATTACGGAAGGGAGTGGAACGGTGTTCAGTTTGTTCCTTCCCAATGTGTTTCAGAGTGCGGAAGAGATTCAGGCGGGTTAG
- a CDS encoding excinuclease ABC subunit UvrA: MKLTPKNDGTVRVRGAREHNLRNVDVDIPRDALVVFTGVSGSGKSSLAFGTLYAEAQRRYLESVSPYARRLFHQLSVPAVDSIDGLPPAVALQQQRGAPTTRSSVGSVTTLSNLLRMLYSRAGDYPPHQPLLYAESFSPNTAEGACTKCHGLGRVYEVTEQTMVPDPSLTIRERAIAAWPTAWGGQNQRDILVSLGYNVDIPWRDLPRKNRDWILFTEEQPQVPVYAGFTPAETRQALKRKMEPSYMGTFTGVKHHVLTTFANTQSALMKKRVAQFMLSTVCDVCHGKRLRPESLSVKFAGHDIAEIAALPLKRLSAVLAPFAVTGGHAHAANPEKTEVTKRITADLTARLAVLLNLGLGYLSLERSTPTLSPGELQRLRLATQLHSNLFGVVYVLDEPSAGLHPADTEALLDALDELKQSGNSIFVVEHELDVIRRADWIVDVGPGAGVNGGEVLYSGPPAGLASITESQTRRYLFPMATPSHAQRRTPKAWLKLSGITRNNLEALDAEFPLGIFTSVTGVSGSGKSTLVSQVLVELVAKRLGQKLKTEDEEADGLEQEAIVTTGGKIVSGMEHIRRLVVVDQKPIGRTPRSNMATYTGLFDHVRKLFATTKLARSRKYDAGRFSFNVAKGRCETCTGEGFVCVELLFLPSVYSPCPTCHGARFNAKTLEVLYCEKSIADVLALTVDAAADFFAEDPHVARALQVLQEVGLGYLRLGQPATELSGGEAQRVKLATELQRAERGNTLYILDEPTTGLHPSDVERLQRQLQNLVTAGNTVLVVEHDMQMIAASDWVIDIGPGAGDEGGRIVAAGPPNVIAKAKNSKTAPFLAATLL, translated from the coding sequence GTGAAACTCACACCGAAAAACGACGGCACCGTCCGTGTGCGCGGCGCGCGCGAACACAACCTGCGCAATGTAGACGTTGACATCCCTCGCGACGCCCTCGTCGTCTTCACCGGCGTATCCGGTTCGGGCAAATCGTCGCTCGCCTTCGGCACCCTCTACGCCGAAGCCCAGCGCCGCTATCTCGAATCCGTTTCGCCCTACGCGCGGCGTCTCTTTCATCAGCTTTCTGTGCCTGCGGTTGATTCCATCGACGGTCTGCCCCCGGCCGTCGCTCTGCAGCAGCAACGCGGCGCTCCCACTACGCGGTCCTCCGTCGGCTCCGTCACCACGCTGTCGAATCTTCTGCGCATGCTCTACTCGCGAGCGGGAGATTACCCACCCCATCAGCCGCTGCTCTACGCCGAGTCCTTCTCGCCCAATACCGCCGAAGGCGCCTGCACCAAGTGCCACGGCCTCGGCCGCGTCTACGAAGTCACCGAGCAGACCATGGTGCCCGACCCCTCGCTCACCATCCGCGAACGCGCCATTGCGGCATGGCCCACCGCGTGGGGAGGCCAGAACCAGCGCGACATCCTCGTCTCTCTCGGCTACAACGTCGACATCCCCTGGCGCGATCTGCCCAGGAAGAACCGCGACTGGATCCTCTTCACCGAAGAGCAGCCACAGGTGCCCGTCTACGCCGGATTCACGCCCGCCGAAACCCGACAGGCCCTCAAGCGCAAGATGGAGCCCAGCTATATGGGCACCTTCACCGGCGTCAAGCACCACGTGCTCACGACCTTCGCCAACACACAAAGTGCGCTGATGAAGAAGCGCGTCGCGCAGTTTATGCTCTCCACCGTGTGCGACGTCTGCCACGGCAAACGCCTCCGCCCCGAATCGCTCTCCGTAAAATTCGCGGGCCACGACATCGCAGAGATCGCCGCGCTCCCGCTCAAGCGCCTCAGCGCTGTGCTCGCGCCCTTCGCCGTAACCGGCGGCCATGCTCACGCCGCGAATCCCGAAAAGACCGAAGTCACAAAGCGCATCACCGCCGACCTCACCGCGCGCCTCGCCGTTCTGCTCAACCTCGGTCTCGGCTACCTCTCGCTCGAACGTAGCACGCCCACACTCTCTCCCGGCGAACTGCAGCGCCTGCGCCTCGCTACGCAACTGCACTCCAATCTCTTCGGCGTCGTCTACGTCCTTGACGAGCCCTCCGCTGGCCTGCATCCGGCAGACACAGAAGCTCTACTCGATGCTCTCGATGAGCTCAAGCAATCCGGCAACTCCATCTTCGTCGTTGAACATGAACTCGACGTCATCCGCCGCGCGGACTGGATCGTGGACGTGGGCCCCGGCGCAGGCGTCAACGGTGGCGAAGTCCTCTACTCCGGCCCGCCCGCAGGCCTCGCATCCATCACCGAATCACAGACGCGCCGCTACCTCTTTCCGATGGCCACGCCGTCCCACGCGCAACGTCGCACACCCAAGGCATGGCTGAAGCTCAGCGGCATCACGCGCAACAATCTCGAAGCGCTCGACGCGGAGTTTCCTCTCGGCATCTTCACCTCGGTCACAGGTGTCTCGGGCTCAGGGAAATCCACGCTCGTCAGCCAGGTGCTCGTCGAACTCGTAGCCAAACGCCTCGGACAAAAACTTAAAACAGAAGATGAAGAAGCCGACGGCCTCGAACAGGAAGCCATCGTGACCACCGGAGGAAAGATCGTCTCCGGCATGGAACACATTCGCCGCCTCGTCGTCGTGGACCAGAAGCCCATCGGCCGCACCCCACGCTCCAACATGGCCACGTACACCGGCCTCTTCGACCACGTGCGCAAACTCTTCGCCACAACCAAGCTCGCACGCTCGCGCAAGTACGACGCGGGCCGCTTCTCCTTCAACGTCGCCAAGGGCCGATGCGAAACCTGCACCGGCGAAGGCTTCGTCTGCGTGGAACTCCTCTTCCTCCCCAGCGTCTACAGCCCCTGCCCCACCTGCCACGGCGCACGCTTCAACGCCAAGACGCTCGAAGTCCTTTATTGCGAAAAGAGCATCGCCGACGTGCTCGCCCTCACCGTCGACGCAGCCGCAGACTTCTTCGCGGAAGACCCTCACGTCGCCCGAGCCCTGCAGGTCCTGCAGGAAGTTGGCCTCGGCTACCTGCGCCTCGGCCAACCCGCAACCGAGCTCTCCGGCGGCGAAGCCCAGCGCGTGAAACTCGCCACAGAACTCCAGCGCGCCGAACGCGGCAACACGCTCTACATCCTCGACGAGCCCACCACAGGCCTCCACCCCTCCGACGTCGAACGCCTCCAGCGCCAGCTACAAAACCTCGTCACCGCGGGCAACACCGTCCTTGTCGTAGAACATGACATGCAAATGATCGCAGCCAGCGACTGGGTCATCGACATCGGCCCCGGTGCAGGCGACGAAGGCGGACGCATCGTTGCAGCCGGTCCACCAAACGTCATCGCAAAAGCAAAGAATAGCAAGACAGCTCCATTCCTCGCGGCCACCCTCTTATAG
- a CDS encoding ATPase domain-containing protein: MAQTASVTANTGEPNRIDTGVHGLNDILNGGLPGGQMYLLEGDPGTGKTTLAMQFIIAGVKKGERALYVTLSESKAELEGSALSHGWNIELLPIAEFIPAEASLSPEQQYTVFHPSEVELAGTIQKLTQLIDDVKPERLVIDSLSELRLLAADTMRYRRQLLALKHFFVGRDTTVLLLDDRTAEGSDMQLQSIAHGVIRLEKIGRTYGVTRRRVEIIKLRGSAYREGYHDYTIVQGGLQIYPRLIANEHSTTFAGERIQSILPSLDKMFGGGINRGSSTLLIGPSGSGKSTLAMAYAYAAASRGDRAIVYAFDEILRTAQDRAKSLGMDVQAEIERGTLAMSQIDPAELSPGEFAWQIRRDVEEKDTRVVVIDSLNGFLMAMPGENDLNLHLHELLAFLNQKGVVTFLIYTQHGLVGSMLTEVDVSYLADTVMLLRYFESEGSIRQVLSIVKQRVGPHERTLREFTMSEEGLVIGEQLSSFQGILTGVPSLTVDNV; this comes from the coding sequence TTGGCTCAAACGGCATCTGTTACGGCAAATACTGGTGAACCGAACCGGATCGATACCGGTGTCCATGGATTGAACGATATTCTGAACGGCGGTCTGCCGGGTGGGCAGATGTATCTCCTCGAAGGAGATCCGGGCACTGGGAAGACAACGCTTGCGATGCAGTTCATCATTGCGGGCGTGAAGAAGGGCGAGCGAGCGTTATATGTGACCCTCTCGGAATCGAAGGCCGAGTTGGAGGGGTCCGCTCTTTCGCATGGATGGAACATCGAACTGCTTCCGATTGCGGAGTTTATTCCCGCCGAAGCGAGCCTTAGTCCCGAGCAGCAATATACGGTCTTTCATCCGAGCGAAGTGGAGCTGGCCGGAACGATTCAGAAGCTGACGCAACTGATCGACGATGTAAAACCGGAACGCCTGGTGATCGATTCACTCTCCGAGCTTCGCCTGCTTGCTGCAGATACGATGCGGTATCGCAGACAGCTTCTTGCGCTCAAGCATTTCTTCGTCGGTCGCGACACGACCGTTCTTTTGCTCGACGATAGAACGGCGGAGGGCAGTGACATGCAGCTGCAGAGCATCGCCCATGGCGTGATTCGTCTTGAGAAGATTGGGCGGACCTATGGCGTAACGCGGCGGCGCGTGGAGATTATCAAGCTGCGCGGAAGCGCCTATCGCGAGGGATATCACGACTACACCATCGTGCAGGGTGGTCTTCAGATTTATCCACGCCTGATCGCGAACGAACACTCCACCACCTTCGCTGGGGAAAGAATCCAGAGCATCCTGCCTTCGCTGGATAAGATGTTTGGAGGCGGCATCAATCGCGGCTCCTCGACGCTTCTCATCGGTCCTTCAGGAAGCGGAAAGTCCACGCTCGCGATGGCCTATGCTTACGCCGCTGCCAGCCGAGGGGACCGCGCGATCGTCTATGCCTTCGATGAGATTCTGCGCACCGCGCAGGACCGCGCCAAATCTCTCGGCATGGATGTACAGGCGGAGATCGAACGCGGAACGCTGGCGATGTCTCAGATCGATCCTGCGGAGCTTTCCCCGGGAGAGTTTGCCTGGCAGATCCGCCGCGACGTGGAGGAGAAGGATACACGCGTTGTGGTCATCGACAGTCTGAACGGCTTTCTGATGGCGATGCCGGGAGAGAACGATCTGAACCTGCATCTCCACGAGCTTCTGGCGTTCCTCAATCAAAAAGGTGTGGTGACGTTCCTCATCTATACGCAGCACGGCCTTGTCGGAAGCATGCTCACGGAAGTGGACGTCAGCTATCTCGCCGATACGGTGATGCTGCTGCGTTATTTTGAATCGGAAGGTTCTATTCGCCAGGTTCTTTCGATCGTAAAGCAACGCGTCGGTCCCCATGAGCGAACGTTACGCGAGTTCACCATGAGCGAAGAGGGACTGGTGATTGGGGAGCAACTAAGCAGCTTTCAGGGCATTCTTACGGGCGTCCCAAGTCTCACAGTAGACAATGTATAG
- a CDS encoding GGDEF domain-containing protein: MGTGFILIVGCIILAAGSVSLMAVRLSNRHLLGLGWLGGAFATGGAGAMLLGLSGRLPEILTFLGADGLVLLAFVLLHVSFTELLDTSSLLPRFGLVLLAIEVAAYFLDVHLMPNAQFRVIVISLLIAAQLAQTAFFLLRQPKKGILAPVWFNIGVLAGFGVLNLIRATAAILRMVKTLFQIPVDTSAVYVLFILAALGLAFGFFWLTTAQLANKLEYLASTDPLTRIYNRRAFLEWCDREVIKSQRTETPFSLLILDLDHFKRINDLFGHHSGDAALIAVVETMQNAVRGIDILGRWGGEEFVILLPGASAEAAMIVANRVCNAVKAMRLPAFEQKEPSKDPEQHLTVSLGLSTWRGPEDTIKDIARRADSALYQAKAAGRNRVLVQA, encoded by the coding sequence ATGGGCACCGGTTTTATTCTCATCGTCGGATGCATCATCCTCGCGGCAGGCAGCGTTTCGCTCATGGCCGTGCGCTTGAGCAACCGCCACCTTCTCGGCCTCGGCTGGCTGGGCGGCGCCTTCGCGACCGGCGGGGCGGGAGCCATGCTGCTGGGACTCTCCGGAAGACTTCCCGAGATCCTGACCTTTCTCGGAGCGGACGGTCTCGTTCTCCTCGCCTTCGTCCTTCTGCATGTCTCATTTACGGAGCTGCTCGATACGTCCTCGCTTCTTCCCCGCTTCGGCCTCGTTCTGCTGGCTATCGAAGTCGCCGCATACTTTCTCGACGTCCACCTGATGCCCAATGCGCAGTTTCGCGTCATCGTCATCAGCCTGCTGATCGCCGCGCAGCTCGCGCAGACGGCGTTCTTTCTTTTGCGTCAGCCGAAGAAGGGCATTCTCGCACCGGTCTGGTTCAACATCGGCGTGTTGGCTGGCTTCGGTGTTCTGAATCTCATCCGTGCAACGGCTGCCATCCTGCGTATGGTGAAAACGCTCTTCCAGATTCCGGTGGACACCAGCGCGGTTTACGTCCTCTTCATCCTTGCCGCGCTCGGCCTGGCTTTTGGTTTTTTCTGGCTCACCACGGCCCAGCTCGCCAACAAGCTGGAATATCTCGCCAGTACCGATCCCCTCACGCGCATCTACAACCGCCGCGCCTTCCTGGAGTGGTGCGATCGGGAGGTGATCAAGAGTCAGCGCACGGAGACGCCGTTCTCCCTCCTGATCCTCGATCTCGATCACTTCAAACGGATCAACGATCTCTTCGGTCACCACAGCGGCGATGCCGCGCTCATCGCCGTGGTGGAGACGATGCAGAACGCCGTCCGTGGCATCGACATCCTCGGCCGCTGGGGCGGGGAGGAGTTCGTCATCCTGCTTCCGGGAGCCAGCGCGGAAGCCGCTATGATCGTCGCCAACCGCGTTTGTAACGCCGTGAAAGCGATGCGCCTTCCCGCCTTTGAGCAAAAAGAGCCTTCGAAAGACCCGGAGCAGCATCTCACCGTGAGCCTCGGCCTCTCCACCTGGCGCGGCCCCGAGGACACGATCAAAGACATCGCGCGTCGCGCCGACTCTGCTCTTTATCAAGCAAAGGCCGCCGGACGAAACCGCGTTCTCGTCCAGGCATGA
- a CDS encoding GNAT family N-acetyltransferase, whose protein sequence is MRPELVESLHQFVTTWKLLVSPFPKKDFTDRSGIAVAWANIPFVFYNTLFLTEELSDAGVLRERMQKITEYLRAHEAPGWAVVCLDYLTGSAAEELAAIAQEEKLAPLPMTGMVGDILPLQPSTLSNLRFVRIGDDTTITDFVDLNSVAYHLPIQAGRSIVKEHTLWQKHAYGFVAYEKDEPVATATAIVNEDCLLLFLVATKPEARRKGYADAVIRHALNAAYEATGIQRTVLHATEAGYPVYQRLGYRPSGRFMGYLPQA, encoded by the coding sequence GTGCGGCCGGAACTCGTTGAGTCATTGCATCAATTTGTAACCACCTGGAAACTGCTCGTAAGTCCCTTCCCCAAAAAAGACTTTACCGACAGGTCGGGTATAGCGGTTGCCTGGGCCAATATTCCCTTTGTTTTTTACAACACGCTCTTCCTCACCGAAGAGCTTTCGGATGCAGGTGTTCTGCGCGAGAGAATGCAGAAAATAACGGAGTACCTGCGGGCCCATGAGGCTCCGGGATGGGCTGTCGTCTGCCTGGACTATCTCACCGGCAGCGCGGCGGAAGAACTAGCCGCCATTGCACAGGAGGAAAAGCTCGCACCCTTGCCAATGACGGGCATGGTCGGAGATATTCTCCCTCTGCAACCCAGCACCCTCTCCAACCTTCGCTTTGTACGAATCGGCGATGACACGACCATCACAGACTTCGTAGACCTGAATAGCGTTGCGTACCATCTTCCAATTCAGGCTGGCCGCTCCATCGTAAAGGAGCACACCCTCTGGCAAAAGCATGCCTATGGGTTTGTCGCCTACGAGAAGGATGAACCCGTGGCAACCGCGACGGCCATCGTCAACGAAGACTGCCTTCTTCTCTTTCTGGTGGCAACAAAGCCCGAGGCTCGACGTAAAGGATATGCCGACGCGGTCATCCGGCATGCGCTGAATGCGGCCTACGAGGCGACGGGCATTCAGAGGACCGTGCTTCACGCGACCGAAGCCGGATATCCGGTATACCAGCGCCTGGGCTACCGCCCGAGCGGAAGATTCATGGGATATCTCCCGCAAGCCTGA
- a CDS encoding DNA alkylation repair protein: MAQGNKLNAAAVRREVHALRDPERAVFLQRFFRTGPGEYAEGDRMLGLTVPAQRVVARAFRALPLEEIAKLLASPFHEHRLIALLILVDRHTRGDEVEQLLLHRFYLTHLDAVNNWDLVDTSAAALVGEHVSEKLLQKLLASPNLWHRRVAIVCTFAELRAGRVETTFRVAERLLGDKHDLIHKAVGWLLREAGKRSPEALLSFLRTHYDRVPRTTLRYAIERLDVVDRKLWLGGPQ; this comes from the coding sequence ATGGCACAAGGAAACAAGCTGAACGCAGCAGCGGTGAGGCGCGAGGTACACGCGCTGCGCGATCCGGAGAGAGCCGTCTTTTTGCAGCGCTTTTTCCGTACCGGGCCGGGTGAGTATGCCGAGGGCGATCGCATGCTGGGGCTGACGGTTCCGGCGCAGCGGGTGGTGGCGCGGGCGTTTCGAGCTTTGCCTCTCGAAGAGATCGCCAAGCTTCTGGCTTCGCCGTTTCATGAGCACCGATTGATCGCCCTGCTGATTCTGGTAGATCGGCATACACGCGGCGATGAGGTGGAGCAGCTTTTGTTGCACCGCTTTTATCTGACGCATCTCGACGCGGTGAACAACTGGGACCTGGTGGATACTTCGGCGGCGGCGCTTGTGGGCGAGCATGTGTCGGAGAAGTTATTGCAGAAGCTCCTTGCTTCTCCGAACCTCTGGCACAGGCGCGTGGCCATCGTATGTACGTTTGCGGAGCTGCGGGCAGGACGGGTGGAGACGACGTTTCGCGTGGCGGAACGGTTGCTGGGAGACAAGCACGATTTGATTCACAAAGCGGTGGGGTGGCTGTTGCGCGAGGCGGGTAAGAGATCTCCGGAGGCTTTGCTCTCCTTTCTGCGCACGCACTACGACCGTGTGCCGCGGACGACGTTGCGGTATGCGATTGAGCGGCTGGATGTCGTGGACCGGAAGCTGTGGCTGGGTGGACCGCAGTAA
- a CDS encoding RNA polymerase sigma factor, translating into MQVADLTIADQNQSIAEALEREEPRLRRFIRSRVLDKGDVEDVLQDVFYELIEAYRLMKPAEQMTAWLFRVARNRITDLFRKRRTVSLDETFDEDDESRSLSDLLPSPDAGPDAVFARNLLFDALDAALDELPENQREVFLAHEFEGRSFKELSEETGISINTLLSRKRYAVLYLRERLLEIKQEYGTGQ; encoded by the coding sequence ATGCAGGTTGCCGACTTGACGATAGCGGACCAGAACCAATCGATCGCAGAAGCTCTGGAGCGAGAAGAACCGCGTCTGCGCCGATTCATCCGCAGCCGTGTGCTCGACAAAGGAGACGTGGAGGACGTTCTTCAGGATGTTTTCTATGAATTGATCGAGGCTTATCGACTGATGAAGCCAGCGGAGCAGATGACGGCATGGCTCTTCCGCGTCGCACGCAACCGCATCACAGACCTCTTTCGTAAACGCCGGACGGTCTCGCTCGACGAGACATTCGACGAGGACGACGAAAGCAGATCGCTGAGTGATCTGCTGCCTTCGCCCGATGCTGGGCCCGACGCAGTCTTCGCGCGCAACCTGCTCTTCGACGCTCTGGATGCGGCGCTGGATGAACTACCGGAGAACCAGCGCGAAGTCTTCCTCGCGCATGAGTTCGAAGGCCGCAGCTTCAAGGAACTGTCCGAAGAGACAGGCATAAGCATCAACACGCTTCTCTCCCGCAAACGCTACGCCGTGCTCTATCTGCGTGAACGTCTGCTGGAGATCAAGCAAGAGTACGGAACGGGTCAATAG
- a CDS encoding right-handed parallel beta-helix repeat-containing protein: MKFRPLMFSVFLYLSLTSVVAEGATLCVNTQGTDRCYNSISEAVAAAGVNDVIHIGAGTYRESVTITKPVSLVGQHAVIDASGLSRGIFVNGMAAPGLAQVHISGLTVLNANFEGILVANASAVTISDSIIANNNHSLSGATCPGIEAFEPGEQNDCGEGIHLLGADHAIVTHNQVHGNSGGILLSDDTGPTHDNLVSLNTVTDNPFACGIVLASHVPAAVSGSAQSLGVFHNTIWKNFSSGNGVKVDGGAGIGIFASVPGAASYGNVIIENVLTRSGHPGIALHAHAPNQKLNDNMLVGNGIADNGADTADAATPGSTGINVFSVVPATGNIISENTIQQETNDVAVNNSSLVQVEFNNLVGHGAGVKNLGTGPVDATLNFWGCEAGPAARGSGCSTVDDPNILFAPWLSSIAPLDPKF, encoded by the coding sequence ATGAAATTCCGTCCCTTGATGTTTTCTGTCTTCCTGTATCTCTCACTGACGAGCGTGGTGGCTGAAGGAGCTACGCTATGCGTTAACACGCAGGGAACGGACCGGTGCTACAACAGCATCTCCGAGGCTGTCGCCGCTGCCGGAGTAAACGATGTGATCCATATTGGCGCCGGCACCTACCGCGAATCGGTGACCATCACGAAGCCCGTATCGCTGGTTGGGCAGCATGCCGTCATCGATGCTTCGGGACTTTCCCGTGGAATCTTTGTCAATGGGATGGCCGCGCCTGGTCTCGCGCAGGTTCACATCTCCGGCCTCACGGTGCTGAATGCCAACTTCGAAGGCATTCTGGTTGCGAATGCGTCGGCGGTCACGATCTCCGACAGCATCATCGCAAATAACAATCATTCTCTCTCCGGCGCTACGTGCCCCGGCATTGAAGCGTTCGAACCGGGAGAGCAGAACGACTGCGGGGAAGGCATTCATCTCCTGGGGGCAGACCATGCCATCGTGACGCACAATCAAGTCCATGGAAACTCCGGTGGCATTTTATTATCGGACGACACAGGGCCGACGCATGACAATCTTGTGAGCCTGAATACCGTGACTGACAATCCGTTTGCATGCGGCATTGTGCTCGCATCGCACGTGCCCGCCGCAGTGAGCGGATCCGCACAATCTCTCGGGGTATTTCACAACACGATCTGGAAGAACTTTTCTTCAGGCAATGGAGTAAAGGTCGATGGCGGCGCCGGAATCGGTATCTTTGCTTCCGTCCCTGGAGCTGCGTCCTACGGCAACGTGATCATTGAGAACGTTCTCACCAGAAGCGGCCATCCCGGCATCGCCCTGCATGCTCACGCTCCCAATCAGAAGCTGAACGACAACATGCTTGTGGGCAACGGCATTGCGGATAACGGCGCGGACACGGCTGACGCCGCAACACCTGGATCCACGGGAATCAACGTATTCTCCGTGGTGCCGGCCACAGGCAACATCATCTCGGAAAATACGATTCAACAAGAGACGAACGACGTTGCCGTCAATAATTCTTCCCTCGTACAGGTAGAGTTTAACAATCTCGTCGGACACGGTGCTGGTGTGAAGAATCTTGGAACCGGCCCTGTCGACGCGACCTTGAACTTTTGGGGCTGCGAGGCTGGCCCTGCCGCCAGGGGAAGCGGCTGTTCCACCGTGGATGACCCGAACATCCTCTTCGCGCCGTGGCTGAGTTCCATCGCTCCGCTCGATCCGAAATTCTAA